The following is a genomic window from Vibrio cyclitrophicus.
CGCAGAATCTAATACTGCAGAGCTAGTTAAACTGGATGTTGAATACACGCAAAAACTTGAAGAGCTAGGTGTTACGTTTAATGAAGTTAACTCTGACGAGTTCAATGAGTTGACGGCTGACGTATACAACCAATTCCCAACATGGAGCGAAGGCATACACGCAACGATCATGAAAGAGTTGGAAACGATTCGAGCTGCACAGTAACTCTGCGAATGTAGATTAATTCGTTAATGAAAACGGCCTGATTCCCTTCAGGCCGTTTTATTCCTGAAGTAACCGACGTTATGTTGGATATTTCACAGGAGAAGTCTTTTGTTTTTATTGAAAAATATTGAAGAAATCCTCGCCTCTATTGCTATTTCGATTACCGTTCTAGTAGTCATTATTAATGTTGTTTTACGTTATGGCTTTGGATTTGTTGTCCCATGGAGCGAAGAACTCTCAGTTATTTGCTTCATATGGGCTGTCTATTTAGGCATTAGTTCCTGCTATAAACACAAGCTCCACATGGGTGTTGATGTGGTGGTAGCCATGCTGCCGGAAAAAGCCAAAACCCCGTTTAGGTTATGTGTTTCCCTCTTCCTACTGGCTCTTAACATCTTGATGGCTGTTCTGAGTTATCAATACCTGATGTTATCTAACAAGGTAACGCCAGTGATGGGCATGTCATATTTTGCTATCAATGGTGTGCTGTTAGTTTGTTTTTCATTGATGGCAATCCACACGGTTCGATTCATCGTCAGCGATATTGCTTCTCTAAAGCGCTCTTTTAAGTAGGTACGATTAATGGAAAGCTATCTTCCAATCCTCATTCTTTTTGTTCTGTTTCTATTGAATATACCCATTGCGTTTTCATTGATCGCATCGGCAATGGTGTACTTTCTCTTTATCAATGACTCAATTCCCGTCAGCTTGGTAATGCAGCGCTTTATTAGCTCGACAGAGTCATTTCCATTGTTGGCTATTCCATTCTTTATCATGGTTGGTTCGGTGATGAACTATGCGGGGATCAGTAAAAGCTTATTGGCTTTTGCAGATTCGATGATTGGCCATAAAACGGGCGGTCTCGCGCAGGTTAATGTGGCGCTGAGTACGTTAATGGGCGGTATTTCTGGCTCTGCGAATGCCGATGCCGCGATGCAATCGAAGATTCTTGCGCCTGAAATGACCAAGCGTGGTTATGATCTGCCATTTACAGCTGCAGTGACGGCGGCGTCATCAAGTATCAGCCCTGTTATTCCACCGGGTATTAACTTAATCATCTTTGCGCTGTTAGCGAATGTCTCCGTTCATCAGATGTTTATTGCTGGCTATGTACCTGCATTTTTGATGGCGTTATCGCTGATGGTGACAATCGCGTTTATCGCACGCAAGCGTCGTTATAAGCCTTCTCGTTCTGAGCCTGCTTCTGCGAAAGAGCGTTTTCATTACTTTCTAAAAGCGATTCCCGCGTTACTGATTCCATTCGGCATTATTCTTGGTATGCGTTTTGGTTTGTTTACACCGACAGAAGCGGGTGCAATCGCAGTATTGCTTTGTGCGATTATTGGTATTTTTGTTTATCGTCAACTTGGCCTAAGACATATCCCGCTAATCATGCGTGAAACGGTGCAGGGTACGAGTAGCGTGATGTTCATTATTATCGGAGCGATGGTCTTCGGTTACTACATGACCCTAGAGCAAATCCCGCACAATGTCGCGTCTGCTTTGATAGAGCTCACCGACAACAAGTTAGTCTTGCTGTTGTTGATTAACGTACTGCTATTAGTGGTTGGCATGTTCATCGAAGGCGGCGCTGCAATGATCATACTCACGCCATTACTGCTTCCTGCTGTGCTTAACCTAGGCGTTAACCCGGTTCATTTCGGCATTATCGTGATTGTGAATATCATGATTGGTGGTGTGACTCCGCCATTTGGTTCGATGATGTTTACGGTTTGCTCGATTTTAAAAGTCCGTATGGTCGACTTCGTGAAAGAAGTGGCTCCGTTGTTGCTAGCACTACTCACGGTTCTGATGTTGCTGACTTTCTCTGAAAGCTTAGTGATGTTTTTACCGAATTTGCTTTAACACTGTTTTGTGATTAATTATTTAGAGGTGTAGAAATGAATTCGGTATCGAATGAATTGAACCCAAAATGGAAAAACATAGATTGGGTGTTAACCGATGTGGATGACACCTTAACATGGCAAGGTCAATTGCCACCGCAAACCCTAATAGCACTGAGTAAACTTCGTGATTCGGGGAGAAAAGTGGTTGCAGTAACAGGCGCTTGTGCCGGTTGGTGTGATCACATTGCTCAGTTGTGGCCTGTTGATGCGGTTCTCGGTGAGAACGGTGCGTTTATTCTGGAAAAGAAAGGCGGCTTTCTTACGTTGCGCTCTGATATCCCTTTACCAGAAGTCAGTGCCAACCAGAGTAAACTAAAAGAACAAGTATTGGCTATTTTGAGCGATTACCCAGGGCTCAATTTAACGCTAGATCAGTCTTATCGTTTGTGTGAGGTAGCGATCGATATTGGTCAAAATCGTCCAAAAGTCGACGACGCTATTATTGAAGAAATCGTAACTAAGATTCACGAGCTAGGCGCTCACGCTACAGCAAGCTCTATTCACATTAATGCTTGGTATGGTGAGCACTCTAAGAAAGCGACATCGACTGCTTTTCTTAAGGAGAAGGGGCTATCTAACCAAGAGATAGTTGAACGTAGTTGCTATGTGGGAGATTCGATGAACGACCAATACATGTTTGAAATTTTGCCTAACAGTGTCGGTGTGGCGAATATTCAGCATTACTGGAACCGTTTAGAGCATCATCCATCAGTGGTGATGAGCAAGCCTGGTGGGTACGGTTTCGCTGAGTTTGTCGATAAGCTGCTTGCCATAAAATAGCTCGTGGCTGTAGTCTTTGAACTGTCGACTATAGACATCAAACACAACTCACTTCTTTACTGAATTGAGTTGTGTTTTTGTTTTATGAAGATGTGTATGTTCACTTTTTGTATAGCGTTTTTGCCTGCTTTAAATGCTTTTCTTGGTGACTCAGCCCACAACTTCCAAACTTGCCGCGCTGCCATCTCAATTCCTAGATGGGTAAATTAGAGAATTATGAGAGGCTTACTTTGTGTTAGTCGAACCACAAGGAAGTTGAATGCACCACTTTAATATTCGAGCACTTGAATATCTGAATGCGTTATCAAAATATGGGTCACTACGCAAGGCATCAACGATGATGAACGTTGATCCTGCGGCGATGAGTCGAATGCTGACGCAGCTCGAAGCGCAAGCGGAAATGAAAGTATGGGAACGTAATAATCGACAGTCGCTTTTAACAGAAGCGGGTAACGAGCTACTGAATTACTACCGTTCAATCGTTCGGGGAGAGACGGCGTTAATAACTCGGCTAACTAAGCTGAAAAACCTGAAAGGTGGCAATGTCAGTATCGCAATTGGTGAAGGTTTTATAACCAACTTGGTTTCTCAGCCGATGCAAACTTTCATGACTCGTTATCCGGATATTAATTTGTCGATTGAGATTGCTGGAGCGTTAGATGCGGTTAAAATGCTGGAAGATCAACAGATAGATTTTGCGATTACCTACGCGTCTGCTCCACACCCTAAATTGCATTCACACGTTGAGCGTAGTCATCCGTTGGAGCTTATCGCTCCCAAAGGGCACTTTTTGACGATGAAAGAAGCGCCAGTAACACTTCAAGACGTTAAAGATGTTTCTGTCGCATTAATCGATAACTCGACTGGCATGGGACGGTTAGTGAAGCATGCAGAACAAATGTCTCACCTTACTTTGCAACCAAAGCTTCAAACTAACTCGGTAACGGCTCTCACTAACTTTGTGTCAGCAGGGTTGGGCGTCACGTTTATGCCAAAGCTTACCGTGCTTGATGAGATTCAATCGGGGCAAATCGAAGTGGTGACCACAGAGTTGGAAATGTTTTCGAAAGCGACCGTTAAGGTTCAGTCTTTAAAAGGCAGAGCACTGACGCTTCAAGCCGAAACGCTGTTAGATTTCTTACTCGAGAATGTGACGTTCTTGAGTCATGATGCTTATAATATTTAGGTTGATATAGAGATGCTCTAAATCGTTACCGTTGTGTATTTATCCATAGCTTACCAGTTCGTGTCTTCCTCTAGTTAACTCTCTAACGGTATGAGCAACTTATTCTTCCACTTAACTACAACTTAACTACGTACTCAACCTCACAGTTCTAAACTTCTGGGTTGGCCTCTAAGCCAAATTGACTTTTTATCAACAGTTTGACTATTGTTAAGTCAACGCCTGGAGAATAAGTTACAAACCATTAACGAAAGTAGTATCTGAATTGAAAGCGGTGCCCAGAAAATTGAGTTTTTGCTGGGCATTAGGGGAAGAGCATGGAAGTTATTGTTATTGGTAGTGGCGTTATTGGATTGACCAGTGCTTGGTATCTAGCGAAAGAGGGGCACTCTGTCACGGTAATCGACCGCCAAGATTCTAGTGGTAAGGAAACCAGCTTTGCTAATGCTGGCCAAATCTCTTACGGTTATTCTTCACCATGGGCTGCTCCTGGTATTCCATTAAAAGCAATGAAGTGGCTCACTCAAGAGCATTCGCCTTTGAAAGTGAAACCGTCACTGTCTCCTGACTTAGTTTCTTGGGCGACTAAGATGCTCACCAACTGCAATGAAGCCAAGTACGCCCAGAATAAATCGCGCATGTTGCGGGTAGCCAACTACAGCCGAGATTGCCTGACTCACCTAAGAACCAGTGAAGACTTGGTTTATGAAGGTAGGCAGAAAGGTACATTGCAAGTGTTTCGCAGCGAGAAGCAATTGGACTTCATTCAGCAGGATATGAAGCTGTTAAAAGAGAGTGGGATCGAACATTCTCTGTTTGATGTCGCTCAATGCTTAGCTGTAGAGCCGGGTTTAGCAGATGTTAAAGATAAGCTCGTTGGCGGCCTTTATCTACCTCACGATGAAACGGGCGATTGTCATCAGTTCTGTTTAAATTTGACCGAGAAAGCCAAGAGGTTGGGAGTCCGGTTCGAATTTGATACCGAAGTGGTTAAGTTAAATCATCAGAATCAAATTATTGAAAGCATCACCACCACCCAAGGTGAATTTAAAGCGGACGCTTATGTGGTGGCTTCTGGCAGTTACTCTCGAGATCTCCTTAAGCAGGTCAACCTGACAATTCCTGTGTATCCAGTGAAGGGGTATTCGTTGACATTGCCTATCATTAATGAAGAGAAATCACCAACCTCTACCGTGATGGACGAAACCTACAAAGTCGCGATGACCCGATTTGATGACCGTATTCGGATTGCAGGTACCGCTGAGCTGGCTGGTTTCGACTACCATATTCCTGAAAAACGCAAAGCTACGATAGATATGGTGATAAAAGATCTTTTCCCTCAGGCGGGGGATTTTACTAAGGCAGAATATTGGACAGGGTTAAGGCCAATGACACCCGACGGCACGCCTATTATCGGTAAAACGCCAATCGAAAACCTATTTACGAATACAGGACATGGGACGCTAGGTTGGACAATGGCGTGTGGCTCGGGAAAGTTGTTAGCGAGTGTGGTCAGTGGCTCTACAACTGATATTGAAGCCGATGATTTGAATATTGCTCGTTACTTGTAACTGAATGATGTCATGGTCGAGCCAGTATCTTCATCGTTAAGAATGGGGTACTGGCTCAAGTTTTATATCGAATATTTATCTCGTGGTTGTTTCTAATACATGAGTGAAGCGCTCCCACGATTTCTGGTCGGCCTCTTGTTGATAGTTATTTGAGCCGAACACGGTAAATGCGTGCGGAGCACCACTGTAGGTGATCATTTCATGTGGGACTTTGGTTGTTTCGAGTTGAGCTGCGAGGTTGCCAAAATCTTCCATTGATATCATGGCATCAGCGGTTCCGTGGAACACAACAACTGGCGCTTTTGTCTGAGAGTAATCTTGTCCTTTTGGTGTCGATAAGCCACCGTGGAAGGTGACGTAAGCCTTGGAGGATATACCTGCTCTCGCGGCCTCCAATACGGCTGCGCCACCAAAACAATACCCCATCATCACGTTGTTATCTAAGTTACCACCTAGCTTTTCCGCTTCCATGGCTCCAGCATTGAGCAGCGTACGCATTTTTTCTCTGTCTTGATACAATTCGCCTGTGTGTTGCTTTTTGTCTTTCACTTCGGTTGGACGAATGTCTTTACCAAATAGATCGATGGCGAACACGTTGTACCCCAGTTCATTGAGCATCTCGGAACGTTTCTTTTCGTAGTCGGTTAAGCCATCCCAATCATGTATTAGCAGCACCAAAGGCGCTTGGTCGCTGGCTTCACTCCAATAACCTTCATAGTCCACACCGTCAACTTGGTAAGTAACG
Proteins encoded in this region:
- a CDS encoding TRAP transporter small permease; the encoded protein is MFLLKNIEEILASIAISITVLVVIINVVLRYGFGFVVPWSEELSVICFIWAVYLGISSCYKHKLHMGVDVVVAMLPEKAKTPFRLCVSLFLLALNILMAVLSYQYLMLSNKVTPVMGMSYFAINGVLLVCFSLMAIHTVRFIVSDIASLKRSFK
- a CDS encoding TRAP transporter large permease, which produces MESYLPILILFVLFLLNIPIAFSLIASAMVYFLFINDSIPVSLVMQRFISSTESFPLLAIPFFIMVGSVMNYAGISKSLLAFADSMIGHKTGGLAQVNVALSTLMGGISGSANADAAMQSKILAPEMTKRGYDLPFTAAVTAASSSISPVIPPGINLIIFALLANVSVHQMFIAGYVPAFLMALSLMVTIAFIARKRRYKPSRSEPASAKERFHYFLKAIPALLIPFGIILGMRFGLFTPTEAGAIAVLLCAIIGIFVYRQLGLRHIPLIMRETVQGTSSVMFIIIGAMVFGYYMTLEQIPHNVASALIELTDNKLVLLLLINVLLLVVGMFIEGGAAMIILTPLLLPAVLNLGVNPVHFGIIVIVNIMIGGVTPPFGSMMFTVCSILKVRMVDFVKEVAPLLLALLTVLMLLTFSESLVMFLPNLL
- a CDS encoding HAD-IIB family hydrolase, which gives rise to MNSVSNELNPKWKNIDWVLTDVDDTLTWQGQLPPQTLIALSKLRDSGRKVVAVTGACAGWCDHIAQLWPVDAVLGENGAFILEKKGGFLTLRSDIPLPEVSANQSKLKEQVLAILSDYPGLNLTLDQSYRLCEVAIDIGQNRPKVDDAIIEEIVTKIHELGAHATASSIHINAWYGEHSKKATSTAFLKEKGLSNQEIVERSCYVGDSMNDQYMFEILPNSVGVANIQHYWNRLEHHPSVVMSKPGGYGFAEFVDKLLAIK
- a CDS encoding LysR family transcriptional regulator → MHHFNIRALEYLNALSKYGSLRKASTMMNVDPAAMSRMLTQLEAQAEMKVWERNNRQSLLTEAGNELLNYYRSIVRGETALITRLTKLKNLKGGNVSIAIGEGFITNLVSQPMQTFMTRYPDINLSIEIAGALDAVKMLEDQQIDFAITYASAPHPKLHSHVERSHPLELIAPKGHFLTMKEAPVTLQDVKDVSVALIDNSTGMGRLVKHAEQMSHLTLQPKLQTNSVTALTNFVSAGLGVTFMPKLTVLDEIQSGQIEVVTTELEMFSKATVKVQSLKGRALTLQAETLLDFLLENVTFLSHDAYNI
- a CDS encoding D-amino acid dehydrogenase produces the protein MEVIVIGSGVIGLTSAWYLAKEGHSVTVIDRQDSSGKETSFANAGQISYGYSSPWAAPGIPLKAMKWLTQEHSPLKVKPSLSPDLVSWATKMLTNCNEAKYAQNKSRMLRVANYSRDCLTHLRTSEDLVYEGRQKGTLQVFRSEKQLDFIQQDMKLLKESGIEHSLFDVAQCLAVEPGLADVKDKLVGGLYLPHDETGDCHQFCLNLTEKAKRLGVRFEFDTEVVKLNHQNQIIESITTTQGEFKADAYVVASGSYSRDLLKQVNLTIPVYPVKGYSLTLPIINEEKSPTSTVMDETYKVAMTRFDDRIRIAGTAELAGFDYHIPEKRKATIDMVIKDLFPQAGDFTKAEYWTGLRPMTPDGTPIIGKTPIENLFTNTGHGTLGWTMACGSGKLLASVVSGSTTDIEADDLNIARYL
- a CDS encoding dienelactone hydrolase family protein; this encodes MRTLTTLSLLAALLPFSVISGENVTYQVDGVDYEGYWSEASDQAPLVLLIHDWDGLTDYEKKRSEMLNELGYNVFAIDLFGKDIRPTEVKDKKQHTGELYQDREKMRTLLNAGAMEAEKLGGNLDNNVMMGYCFGGAAVLEAARAGISSKAYVTFHGGLSTPKGQDYSQTKAPVVVFHGTADAMISMEDFGNLAAQLETTKVPHEMITYSGAPHAFTVFGSNNYQQEADQKSWERFTHVLETTTR